From the genome of Thermogutta terrifontis, one region includes:
- a CDS encoding LamG-like jellyroll fold domain-containing protein, whose translation MTARFSGRLLKTGFFCAFMLLTVLLSGQVRPGELEIADFQPVRPIYRAGWPCTLSVTLRNRGGQDLEGTLELILPPEVRLVQGNVQQSFRFENGVDEINTSWTVVTSEAGRHDLAVLAKYQQAAVRRSLSVLFLPALSIPKNREIPPPQPVATDILVGAHNCPLWETDRPEIWRNLLKHPERTPALGFYGQENPEVADWETKWAVEHGISFFVYCWYRARQGGPVEMRYSSALHEAFFHSRFQDRLRFAIMWENQARGQAGVADERDFLDNLLPFWIKNYFQRPNYLVIDGKPLLFIYRPEFLVDDLGGVDKVASAFEKARQLCRQAGFAGLYLLGEYRGTDARHLQLMKDLGLDYTFAYVWPVPNNPTPRQAIEAQLSYITRTQELGIIPQVITVSQGWSGWQDEGSIWKLPPKDFEELLRRAKALAATFPREQLGSRLILLDNWNEWGEGHYIAPHREFGFEYLDAVRRVFSTESFQHIDLLPEDVGLGPYDAPVRQYFERERALIAQARRRVTLPGTDPALVAWWTFDEPPEQEVAFDYSGHRLGGVLHNVARVKGRQGWALDCHGGCVIVPMDRPLTNCSQLTVECWVRTETPNQNNRWIVNCVFGGVETTGFRVGVLEGKPCFQIPVTPWSHHLVGQSPLPVGPWVHLAATFDGSTMRLYMQGREIGELERRAPITFNSRYLVLGNYEKGHSAHFTGAIDEVRIYSRCLSPEEIAAHARPNQP comes from the coding sequence ATGACGGCGCGATTTTCAGGCCGATTGCTCAAAACGGGGTTTTTCTGCGCATTTATGCTTCTGACGGTGCTTCTCAGTGGGCAAGTCCGGCCGGGAGAATTGGAAATCGCCGACTTCCAGCCCGTCCGGCCAATTTATCGTGCAGGATGGCCTTGCACCCTCTCCGTCACCCTTCGTAATCGTGGAGGCCAGGACCTCGAGGGCACACTGGAACTAATTCTTCCGCCCGAGGTGCGTCTTGTCCAAGGAAATGTGCAACAGTCATTTCGCTTCGAAAACGGGGTTGACGAAATCAATACGTCATGGACGGTGGTGACATCGGAAGCAGGACGCCACGATTTGGCGGTCCTTGCCAAATACCAGCAGGCCGCGGTGCGCCGGTCTCTTTCCGTGCTGTTTCTCCCGGCTCTTTCGATCCCTAAAAACCGGGAGATTCCACCACCTCAGCCGGTGGCCACCGATATTCTTGTCGGCGCCCACAATTGCCCGCTTTGGGAGACAGACAGGCCTGAAATCTGGCGCAACCTGCTCAAGCATCCCGAAAGGACGCCGGCACTAGGGTTCTACGGTCAGGAAAACCCTGAAGTAGCCGATTGGGAGACAAAATGGGCCGTTGAGCACGGGATTTCATTTTTCGTTTATTGCTGGTACCGGGCGCGACAGGGCGGTCCAGTTGAGATGCGGTACTCCAGTGCTCTTCACGAGGCCTTTTTTCATTCCCGATTTCAGGACAGGTTGCGTTTTGCCATCATGTGGGAAAATCAGGCCCGTGGTCAGGCCGGTGTCGCCGATGAGCGTGACTTTTTGGACAACCTCCTGCCTTTTTGGATCAAAAACTACTTCCAACGGCCCAACTATCTGGTAATTGATGGCAAGCCTCTTCTTTTTATTTATCGTCCCGAGTTTCTGGTGGACGACCTGGGCGGTGTGGATAAAGTTGCGAGTGCCTTCGAAAAAGCACGCCAATTATGCCGGCAGGCAGGTTTCGCGGGACTGTACCTTCTCGGCGAATATCGAGGTACCGACGCCCGCCATCTTCAACTCATGAAAGACCTTGGGCTGGACTATACTTTTGCATACGTCTGGCCAGTTCCTAATAATCCCACGCCGCGGCAAGCGATCGAGGCACAGTTGTCGTACATCACGCGCACACAGGAGCTGGGAATCATTCCCCAGGTCATCACCGTGTCACAAGGCTGGAGTGGATGGCAAGACGAGGGGTCTATTTGGAAGCTGCCACCAAAGGATTTCGAGGAACTCCTCCGGCGTGCTAAGGCACTGGCAGCAACTTTTCCCAGGGAGCAATTGGGAAGCCGGTTGATTCTTCTTGACAACTGGAATGAATGGGGGGAAGGGCATTACATTGCGCCTCACCGTGAGTTCGGCTTTGAATATCTGGATGCGGTCCGTCGCGTCTTTTCCACCGAGTCTTTTCAGCATATTGACTTGCTTCCAGAGGACGTCGGCCTCGGTCCGTACGACGCGCCTGTCCGACAGTACTTTGAAAGGGAGCGCGCACTCATTGCGCAGGCTCGACGCCGAGTCACCCTTCCGGGAACCGATCCCGCCCTTGTCGCCTGGTGGACTTTTGACGAGCCTCCGGAGCAAGAGGTGGCCTTCGATTATTCCGGGCATCGCCTCGGGGGAGTGCTTCACAACGTTGCCCGCGTTAAAGGACGGCAGGGTTGGGCCCTCGATTGCCACGGGGGATGTGTCATCGTGCCCATGGACAGGCCGCTGACAAATTGCTCGCAGCTCACCGTGGAGTGCTGGGTTCGCACTGAAACTCCCAACCAGAACAATCGGTGGATCGTCAACTGTGTTTTCGGTGGGGTTGAAACAACCGGATTTCGAGTTGGTGTGCTCGAGGGCAAGCCGTGTTTTCAAATTCCCGTCACGCCCTGGAGTCACCATCTGGTCGGGCAATCACCGCTCCCTGTTGGGCCATGGGTCCATCTGGCGGCCACGTTCGACGGCAGTACGATGAGACTCTACATGCAGGGCCGGGAAATCGGTGAACTCGAA
- a CDS encoding ROK family protein, producing MAGKQQSNEPNFVAVDVGGTKILGVLADRRGVIRARERLPTPRTDNPAEIVEAIEGVIEAVLKEEDLSHRDVTAIGVAIPGVVDPKKGTIVRTPNSCLSGVHLVPRLESRFGCRVILGNDCNLGTLGEVWLGSARGAKSAMGIFVGTGIGAGFAQKKKIWRGAREVAGEIGHIVMEIGGPLCGCGNRGCFEALAGRAAIERDIRDAVAKGESTLLTEILDGDLSVIRSKALKQALEKGDPLVERIMRRAAEIIGYACLTVRHLLDPEWIVLGGGVMEACGDTLWPTIQAVVNSDQLPGARERGGLCLSALGDDAVVLGAVAIAARKVGINVFKSLRNIKYPCVEECHPGSITIAGKQYEEDVVILSHGRVKKASSKLVNESDAWLSEELLEMLTRGGVETVILGLGFDVKNTDISKIYEFFARRRISLLALPTPQAAIAYERSNTRRSAYFCVSR from the coding sequence ATGGCTGGCAAACAACAATCCAACGAACCGAATTTCGTTGCTGTCGATGTGGGAGGCACTAAAATTCTTGGCGTGCTGGCCGATCGGCGCGGGGTCATTCGCGCCCGGGAGCGGCTTCCCACACCGCGGACGGACAACCCCGCAGAGATTGTTGAGGCAATCGAAGGCGTCATCGAAGCGGTGCTCAAAGAAGAGGATCTGAGCCACCGCGACGTGACGGCCATTGGTGTCGCCATACCGGGAGTGGTGGATCCCAAAAAGGGGACGATTGTACGTACTCCCAACAGTTGCCTTTCCGGCGTCCATCTCGTCCCTCGCTTGGAATCCCGTTTTGGCTGCCGAGTTATCCTGGGGAATGACTGCAATCTCGGTACGCTGGGTGAAGTTTGGCTGGGCTCTGCCCGCGGGGCCAAAAGCGCCATGGGGATCTTTGTCGGCACGGGAATCGGGGCGGGATTTGCACAGAAAAAGAAGATCTGGCGAGGTGCCCGGGAAGTGGCGGGTGAAATCGGTCATATCGTCATGGAGATTGGGGGCCCGCTGTGCGGATGTGGGAATCGCGGATGTTTTGAAGCCCTCGCTGGTCGGGCGGCCATTGAACGCGACATTCGAGATGCGGTGGCGAAAGGCGAGTCCACATTACTGACCGAAATCCTCGACGGAGATCTCAGCGTTATTCGGAGTAAAGCCCTCAAGCAAGCTCTGGAAAAGGGTGATCCCCTTGTCGAGCGGATTATGCGGCGGGCCGCGGAGATCATCGGTTATGCATGCCTCACCGTACGGCACCTCTTGGATCCGGAGTGGATCGTGCTGGGAGGCGGGGTCATGGAGGCATGTGGGGACACTCTGTGGCCGACAATTCAGGCCGTCGTGAACTCCGATCAACTCCCCGGCGCCCGGGAGCGTGGTGGCCTCTGCCTGTCGGCTCTCGGGGACGATGCGGTTGTTCTAGGAGCAGTGGCGATCGCCGCCAGAAAAGTGGGGATCAACGTCTTTAAATCTCTGCGCAACATCAAGTATCCCTGCGTGGAAGAGTGCCACCCTGGTAGTATCACAATTGCTGGTAAACAGTACGAGGAAGATGTTGTCATTCTGAGCCATGGACGTGTTAAAAAGGCAAGTTCGAAACTCGTGAATGAGAGTGACGCATGGCTCTCCGAAGAGCTTCTAGAGATGCTAACACGGGGCGGTGTTGAGACCGTCATCCTTGGGTTAGGCTTCGATGTGAAAAATACGGACATCAGTAAAATCTATGAGTTCTTCGCTCGAAGACGGATCAGCTTGTTGGCTCTACCCACACCGCAGGCCGCGATCGCATATGAGCGATCCAACACGCGGAGGTCGGCCTATTTTTGCGTCTCTCGATAA